In Duganella zoogloeoides, a single genomic region encodes these proteins:
- a CDS encoding M48 family metallopeptidase has protein sequence MYTLAFSILFVSFIVLTLIVRFWLASRQIRHVLAHRNAVPAEFAERIPLAAHQKAADYTVARTKFGLLALLVNTVVLIGFTLFGGLQWLSEQIFQITGPGMVYQLALLAAFALISGVIDVPFDYYKQFRLEQRFGFNKMTRGLFFADLLKGAALGTAIGLPLVWVVLTLMDKSGALWWFYAWLVWSGFQLLMMVLFPTVIAPLFNKFTPLADQSLKDRIEGLMTRVGFASKGLFVMDGSRRSAHGNAYFSGFGAHKRIVFFDTLLARLQPHEIEAVLAHELGHFKLKHIVKRIAMMFAISLGFLALLGYLKNQVWFYTGLGVDPLALPGQTNDAMVLLLFMLVLPVFTFLFGPLTSISSRKHEFEADAFAAQHTAARDLVSALVKMYEDNASTLTPDPLHSAFYDTHPPASVRIRQLNLAAAS, from the coding sequence ATGTATACCCTCGCGTTTTCGATTTTGTTTGTGTCTTTCATCGTTTTGACGCTGATCGTGCGCTTCTGGCTGGCCTCGCGCCAGATCCGCCATGTGCTGGCGCACCGCAACGCCGTGCCGGCCGAATTTGCCGAGCGCATCCCGCTGGCCGCCCACCAGAAGGCGGCCGACTACACGGTCGCGCGCACCAAGTTCGGCCTGCTGGCGCTGCTGGTCAATACCGTGGTGCTGATCGGGTTTACCCTGTTTGGCGGCCTGCAATGGCTGTCGGAACAGATTTTTCAGATCACCGGTCCCGGCATGGTGTACCAGCTGGCGCTGCTGGCCGCGTTCGCGCTGATCTCGGGCGTGATCGACGTGCCGTTCGATTACTATAAACAGTTCAGGCTCGAGCAGCGCTTCGGCTTCAACAAGATGACGCGCGGCCTGTTCTTTGCCGACCTGCTCAAGGGCGCGGCACTGGGCACGGCCATCGGCCTGCCCCTGGTGTGGGTGGTGCTCACGCTGATGGATAAATCGGGCGCGCTGTGGTGGTTCTACGCCTGGCTGGTGTGGAGCGGCTTCCAGCTGTTGATGATGGTGCTGTTCCCCACCGTGATCGCGCCGCTGTTCAACAAGTTCACGCCGCTGGCCGACCAGTCGCTCAAGGACCGCATCGAGGGCCTGATGACGCGCGTGGGCTTCGCGTCCAAGGGCCTGTTCGTGATGGACGGCTCCAGGCGCAGCGCCCACGGCAACGCCTATTTCTCCGGCTTTGGCGCCCATAAACGCATCGTGTTCTTCGACACCCTGCTGGCGCGCCTGCAACCGCACGAGATCGAGGCGGTGCTGGCGCACGAACTCGGCCACTTCAAGCTCAAGCACATCGTCAAGCGCATCGCGATGATGTTTGCGATCTCGCTCGGCTTCCTGGCGCTGCTCGGTTACCTGAAAAACCAGGTGTGGTTCTACACCGGCCTCGGCGTCGATCCGCTGGCCCTGCCCGGCCAGACCAACGATGCCATGGTGCTGCTGCTGTTCATGCTGGTGCTGCCGGTGTTTACGTTCCTGTTCGGACCGCTGACCTCGATCAGCTCGCGCAAGCACGAATTCGAAGCGGATGCCTTTGCCGCCCAACACACCGCCGCGCGCGACCTGGTGTCGGCCCTGGTCAAGATGTACGAAGACAACGCTTCCACCCTGACGCCCGATCCGCTGCACTCGGCCTTCTACGATACCCACCCGCCCGCGAGCGTGCGGATTCGACAACTCAATTTGGCTGCGGCTTCATGA
- a CDS encoding alpha/beta hydrolase, with protein sequence MPRLSRTVVITLVPLLLALSLAACSPLGTLNALTPASESERTDGLSYGNHPRQKLDVYRPLVAHGAAPVVVFFYGGNWVSGERADYAFIGLSLAAHGIVTVVADYRLYPQVRYPDFLKDAAQAVAWAKRHAAQYGGDPQRLFVMGHSAGAYNAAMVALDPRWLAAQDMTPADLRGWIGLAGPYDFLPVENTTTRPVFHFPDTPPDSQPVRHVSRRSPPALLIAARSDSLVDPQRNTGHLAEALRAQQVPVRELYYDRVSHTTLIASVAAPLRWLAPTLEDVAGYVLATKGRAEPVVYRTSGTGR encoded by the coding sequence ATGCCACGCCTCTCCCGTACTGTCGTCATTACCCTGGTGCCCTTGCTGCTGGCGCTGAGCCTGGCTGCCTGTTCGCCACTGGGCACCCTCAACGCGCTCACGCCTGCCAGCGAGTCAGAGCGCACCGACGGCCTCTCTTACGGCAACCACCCGCGCCAGAAACTCGACGTGTACCGGCCCCTGGTCGCGCACGGCGCGGCGCCGGTCGTGGTGTTCTTCTATGGCGGCAACTGGGTGTCCGGCGAGCGCGCCGACTATGCGTTCATCGGCCTTTCGCTTGCCGCGCACGGCATCGTCACGGTGGTGGCCGATTACCGGCTGTACCCGCAAGTGCGTTACCCCGATTTTTTGAAAGACGCGGCGCAGGCGGTGGCCTGGGCCAAACGCCACGCGGCGCAGTACGGCGGCGACCCGCAGCGGCTGTTCGTGATGGGCCACAGCGCCGGCGCCTACAACGCCGCCATGGTGGCGCTCGACCCGCGCTGGCTGGCCGCGCAAGACATGACCCCGGCCGACCTGCGCGGCTGGATCGGCCTGGCTGGCCCGTATGATTTCCTGCCGGTCGAAAACACGACGACCAGGCCGGTGTTCCACTTCCCTGACACGCCACCCGATTCGCAACCGGTACGCCACGTGTCCAGACGGTCGCCACCGGCGCTGCTGATCGCCGCTCGCAGCGACAGCCTGGTCGATCCGCAGCGCAACACCGGCCACCTGGCCGAGGCGCTGCGCGCGCAGCAGGTGCCGGTCAGGGAACTGTATTACGACCGCGTCAGCCACACCACCCTGATCGCCTCGGTCGCCGCCCCGCTGCGCTGGCTGGCGCCGACGCTGGAGGATGTGGCGGGGTATGTGTTGGCGACGAAGGGAAGGGCGGAGCCGGTTGTCTATCGAACATCCGGCACCGGCAGGTAG
- the orn gene encoding oligoribonuclease, with the protein MSQANDLPEGSAPAVITPRQNEMNLVWVDMEMTGLEPDTDRIIEVAVIVTDMHLNVLAEGPVLVIHQSDEVLNGMDAWNKGTHGRSGLIDKVKASTVTEAQAEEQIIAFMKQWVPKGKAPMCGNTIGQDRRFMVRYMPKLEAYFHYRNIDVSTLKELGKRWAPAMVSGFKKHQMHTALADIVESIEELKYYREHFIKL; encoded by the coding sequence ATGTCACAAGCTAATGATTTGCCAGAAGGTTCCGCCCCGGCGGTGATCACCCCGCGCCAGAACGAGATGAACCTGGTCTGGGTCGATATGGAAATGACCGGCCTGGAGCCGGACACCGACCGCATCATCGAAGTGGCCGTGATCGTCACCGACATGCACCTGAACGTGCTGGCCGAAGGCCCGGTACTGGTGATCCACCAGAGCGACGAAGTGCTGAACGGCATGGACGCCTGGAACAAGGGCACCCACGGCCGCTCGGGCCTGATCGACAAGGTCAAGGCGTCCACCGTGACCGAAGCGCAAGCCGAAGAACAGATCATCGCCTTCATGAAGCAATGGGTACCGAAAGGCAAAGCGCCGATGTGCGGCAACACCATTGGCCAGGACCGCCGCTTCATGGTGCGCTACATGCCCAAGCTTGAAGCGTATTTCCATTATCGCAACATCGACGTCTCGACCCTGAAAGAGCTGGGCAAGCGCTGGGCGCCGGCCATGGTTTCCGGCTTCAAAAAGCACCAGATGCACACGGCGCTCGCCGACATCGTCGAGTCGATCGAAGAACTCAAGTACTACCGCGAGCACTTCATCAAGCTGTGA
- a CDS encoding DUF1176 domain-containing protein produces MINPRYAPALALALVCGAAHASASAGHFTFKDWEVACDNTRRCEAAGYQKEDAAEPVVLALARDAGATASVSLKLSPYTDDDAKLGPLTVQVGQTTVRGLRADVELTPEHVARLLPLLLNAESAKISAGKRSWTLSLAGLKAALLKLDDVQGRVGTPTALAMPGTKPASAVLPPLPAPQVKQLPAVATRKEDGKLLPSIVKTLKHGGCESPVDIADGERQNELHRLSATQVLLVLECGRGAYQSSFELWTANDKAPYAPKPVKLPDANGRRDAYLMNPGFDNNQLTSFGKGRGIGDCNVSATWAWTVTGFQLIEASSGQLCRGIPGGYPLRDYTATVIHPAGK; encoded by the coding sequence ATGATCAACCCACGCTATGCACCGGCCCTGGCGCTGGCGCTCGTTTGCGGCGCCGCCCATGCCAGTGCCAGCGCGGGCCACTTCACGTTCAAGGACTGGGAAGTGGCGTGCGATAACACGCGCCGCTGCGAGGCGGCCGGTTACCAGAAGGAAGATGCTGCCGAACCGGTGGTGCTGGCGCTGGCGCGCGATGCCGGCGCCACGGCGTCCGTGTCGCTCAAGCTCTCTCCGTATACCGACGATGACGCCAAGCTCGGGCCCTTGACCGTGCAGGTCGGCCAGACCACGGTGCGCGGCCTGCGCGCCGACGTGGAGCTCACACCCGAGCATGTGGCCAGGCTGCTGCCGCTGCTGCTCAATGCCGAATCGGCCAAGATCAGTGCTGGCAAGCGCAGCTGGACCCTGTCGCTGGCCGGCCTCAAGGCCGCGCTGCTCAAGCTCGACGACGTGCAGGGCAGGGTGGGCACACCCACCGCGCTGGCCATGCCGGGCACCAAGCCAGCCAGCGCCGTGCTGCCGCCGTTGCCGGCTCCGCAAGTGAAGCAACTGCCAGCCGTCGCCACCCGCAAGGAAGACGGCAAATTGCTGCCGTCGATCGTCAAGACCCTCAAGCATGGCGGCTGCGAAAGTCCGGTCGACATTGCGGACGGCGAGCGTCAGAACGAACTTCATCGCCTGTCTGCCACGCAGGTGCTGCTGGTGCTCGAATGCGGACGCGGCGCCTACCAGTCCAGTTTCGAGCTGTGGACCGCCAACGACAAGGCGCCGTATGCACCGAAGCCGGTCAAGCTGCCGGACGCCAATGGCCGCCGTGACGCGTACCTGATGAATCCCGGCTTCGACAACAACCAGCTGACGAGCTTTGGCAAGGGGCGCGGCATCGGCGACTGCAACGTCTCGGCCACGTGGGCCTGGACGGTCACCGGCTTCCAGCTGATCGAGGCCTCGTCCGGGCAATTGTGCCGTGGCATCCCCGGCGGCTATCCGCTGCGCGACTACACTGCCACCGTCATTCATCCGGCCGGCAAGTAA
- a CDS encoding Nramp family divalent metal transporter, with protein MFSLPFKLPSTATAPFCPSEVAGTVAVTAGDPYWKKVLRFAGPGLLVSVGYMDPGNWATAIQGGSQFGYQLLYVVVLSSLAAIVLQCLSMRLGIVTGKDLAVHCREQYRPPVAKTLWGFAEISIIACDLAEVLGCALAFKLLLGVSLPVGVALTALDTLIILGLKGKGFRQIEAIVLGLILTVAVCLVAELIFVKPDWQAVAAGLIPSMQTLSQREPLYLAIGILGATVMPHNLYLHSSVVQTRVVSPTPAAKQEAIGLSRIDTIISLLLALLINGAILVVAAAAFYEPGNTRVLDIDDAYQLLAPVAGTALAAILFGLALLASGQSSTFTGTIAGQVIMEGFLKMKIPCWQRRLLTRGLALIPAMIGVLTLGEHSVGKLLVLSQVVLSLQLPFAMYPLISLTSQRRIMGDFVNAWWTTALAWLLFVVISAANVWLVWQAVAG; from the coding sequence ATGTTCTCCCTGCCGTTCAAACTCCCCTCCACGGCCACTGCGCCGTTCTGTCCGTCCGAAGTCGCCGGTACCGTTGCGGTCACGGCGGGCGATCCCTATTGGAAAAAAGTCCTGCGCTTTGCAGGTCCCGGCCTGCTGGTCTCGGTCGGCTACATGGACCCGGGCAACTGGGCCACGGCGATCCAGGGCGGCTCGCAGTTCGGCTACCAATTGCTGTACGTGGTGGTGCTGTCGAGCCTGGCCGCCATCGTGCTGCAATGCCTGAGCATGCGCCTCGGCATCGTCACCGGCAAGGATCTGGCCGTGCACTGCCGCGAGCAGTATCGACCGCCGGTGGCCAAAACCCTGTGGGGCTTTGCCGAAATCTCGATCATCGCCTGCGACCTGGCCGAAGTTTTAGGGTGCGCGCTGGCGTTCAAGCTGCTGCTGGGGGTGTCGCTGCCGGTGGGCGTGGCGCTGACCGCGCTCGACACCCTGATCATCCTGGGCCTGAAAGGCAAGGGCTTCCGCCAGATCGAGGCCATCGTGCTGGGATTGATCCTGACGGTGGCCGTGTGCCTGGTGGCCGAGCTCATCTTTGTGAAACCGGACTGGCAGGCCGTGGCCGCCGGCCTGATCCCGTCGATGCAGACGCTGTCGCAGCGCGAGCCGCTGTACCTGGCCATCGGCATTCTTGGCGCGACGGTAATGCCGCACAACCTGTACCTGCATTCGTCGGTAGTACAAACCCGCGTGGTGTCGCCCACGCCAGCCGCGAAACAGGAAGCCATCGGCCTGTCGCGCATCGACACCATCATCTCGCTGCTGCTGGCGTTGCTGATCAATGGCGCCATCCTGGTGGTGGCCGCTGCCGCGTTTTATGAACCCGGCAACACGCGCGTGCTCGATATCGACGACGCCTACCAGTTGCTGGCGCCCGTGGCCGGTACCGCGCTGGCCGCCATCCTGTTCGGCCTGGCGCTGCTCGCTTCCGGTCAGAGCTCCACCTTTACCGGGACGATCGCCGGCCAGGTGATCATGGAAGGCTTTCTGAAAATGAAGATACCGTGCTGGCAGCGGCGCCTGCTCACGCGCGGCCTGGCGCTGATCCCTGCCATGATCGGCGTGCTGACGCTGGGCGAACACTCGGTGGGCAAACTGCTGGTGCTGAGCCAGGTGGTGTTGAGCCTGCAATTGCCGTTCGCCATGTACCCGCTGATCAGCCTGACCTCGCAGCGCCGCATCATGGGCGACTTCGTCAACGCCTGGTGGACCACCGCACTGGCGTGGCTGCTGTTCGTGGTGATTTCGGCGGCGAACGTGTGGCTGGTGTGGCAGGCGGTGGCGGGGTGA